GGCCCTGCGGTAGTCGCCCTGGAGGTCATCCACCGTGGCCGCCCCTAGATGACGCCGCTGGTACGCAGCGCGTCGATCTCGGCGGTCTCCAGCCCGACTATGTCGCTGAGCACCTCGTCGGTGTGTTCCCCGAGCTGCGGCCCGGCCCACTTGATCCGCCCCGGGGTCGCCGACAGCCTCGGCACCACGTTCTGCATGGGGAACTCGCCGAACTCGGGGTGGGCGACGCGGACGATGGCCTCCCGGGCGGCGAAGTGCTCGTCCGCGAGCATCTCCGGGGCGCGGTAGACCCGGCCGACCGGGACGTCGTGCTTGACCATCACCGCCATCAGCTCCTCGGTGTCGTGCTGCGCCGACCAGTTCGCGATGATGCCGTCCAGCTCGACCTGGTGCCGGCCCCGGCCGGCGTGGGTGGCGAAGCGCTCGTCGGTGCCGAGTTCGGCCATGTCCATGGCCGCGGCCAGCCGCCGGAAGACGGTGTCCTGGTTGGCCGCGATGAGCACCAGTCCGTCGTCGCGGGTGGGATAGACGTTCGAGGGGGCGATGTTGGGCAGGATGGCGCCGGTGCGTTCGCGGACGTGACCGGCCAGGGCGTACTCGGGCAGCAGCGACTCCATCATCGCCAGCACCGCCTCGTAGATCGCCGAGTCGACCTTCTGGCCCCGGCCGGTGCGGTCGCGGACCCGCAGCGCCATCAGGGCGCCCAGGGCGGCGAAGGTGCCGGCCAGGGAGTCGCCGAGGCTGATGCCGACCCGGCTGGGTGGCGTCTGCGGGTCGCCGACGACGTAGCGCAGGCCACCCATGGCCTCGCCGACGGAGCCGTAGCCGGGGCGGGCGGAGTAGGGCCCGTCCTGGCCGAAACCGGAGACCTGGACCATGACCAGCCCGGGGTTGGCCTCGGACATCTGCTCGTAG
The genomic region above belongs to Micromonospora sp. WMMD1128 and contains:
- a CDS encoding CoA transferase, whose translation is MSSDLHHEGPLHGVRVVEFGSLLAGPFCSQLLADFGAEVIKCEPPRQGDPMREWGQEKPHGKSLWWPIVARNKKSITVDLRTPEGQSVARRLIAQCDVVVENFRPGTMQRWGLGYEQMSEANPGLVMVQVSGFGQDGPYSARPGYGSVGEAMGGLRYVVGDPQTPPSRVGISLGDSLAGTFAALGALMALRVRDRTGRGQKVDSAIYEAVLAMMESLLPEYALAGHVRERTGAILPNIAPSNVYPTRDDGLVLIAANQDTVFRRLAAAMDMAELGTDERFATHAGRGRHQVELDGIIANWSAQHDTEELMAVMVKHDVPVGRVYRAPEMLADEHFAAREAIVRVAHPEFGEFPMQNVVPRLSATPGRIKWAGPQLGEHTDEVLSDIVGLETAEIDALRTSGVI